The Meriones unguiculatus strain TT.TT164.6M chromosome 3, Bangor_MerUng_6.1, whole genome shotgun sequence genomic sequence TCTGGGACCCCTCTCTCTTCAGGAGAGTGAACTGGTTTCTGACTCAGGCTGTTTCCAATAGGAAAACAAGTGCCTTCAGCAATTGGAGCAGCCTGGAGTTCCAGCCCCTGGCTCCGCCGTGGTTTTCACATCAGCCTCTGTCTCTGTAACTGAGGACCTCGGGGCTTCTACTTTCCCCTCAGGCCCGAGGCCCTGTAGATATTTTTTCCAGCTTGCCAGGCAATGCTGGGCAGCAGAGCGGATCTCTCCACTCCTCAGGGCATAAATGATAGGATTAACCATCGAGTTAACAAGGCACAGCATGGAACAGAAGGCGAAGGCCTCCTTGACCTGGTCACTGAGCGTGGCGACCAGGCTGTGGCCCATGAGAGCCAGTGCAGGGAACCAGCATATGAGCAGAACAGCCAGTACCAGCCCCAGGGTCTTGGCCAACCTCACATCAAGCCGCATCCGAGCTACCCCAGGCACCTGCCTGTCCTGGTGCTCAGCCAAGCTGGCTACATGCTGGTGGGCTTTCCAGAGGACATACCCATAGGTGTAGATGATACCAGAGAAGAGGATGGCAATGAACAGGAGCCAACCCAGCAGGTAGTCATTGGGGATGAGTGGGAACAGCTCAGAGCAGGGACTAGGACAGCAGGTCCATCCCATGAGCGGCAGGTAGGAGATCAGTGCCGAGAGGGCCCACATGACACAGAGGGCCACCAGTGCCCGCCCACGGGTGACTAGGGCTTTGTAGGTAGGTGGGTAGCACAGACACAGGTATCGGTCGATGGCCGTCAGCAGCAGGCTGCCCACCGAGGCCGTGAAGGTCATGGTCACGCTGCCAATCTTCAGCAGGAAGACAGCCTTGGAATCAACACCGTGGAAGACGTGGAAAATGACAAAGTTGCAGGCAAAGATCACACTGGCCAGGAAGTCAGCCGCAGCCAAGCTGCCAATGAACAGGTACGAGGGCTTCCTGCGGAGCCGCTGGGAGGCCAGGATGAGATAGAGCACAGCCGCGTTCTCCAGGGCGCTCAGCAGACCCACCAGGGTACACAGCACGGCCACAGCCACCCGCTGGGCATCGCTCAGGATCATGTAGTCCTTCATAGGGTTGAACTCCAAGCCACCCTCCGAACCATTGGTCGCCTCCATCTCCAGGCATCCCGCCATGGACAGGCCTCGGCCGTCTACTGGGGCTGGCCCAAAAGGCTTGGCTGTGAACAAGGAGAGAAGAATCTCTGAATGTGATGGTCTCACCTGAGGGCTGACGCCAGTCAGGCACTCACCCAGGGGCTGAAAACACCGATTCGAAACTTGTCACCAAGCATTCAGCCTTTTCTTCATGCAGAAGTGGCCTGCCAGGTTTTCAGTCTCTTGTTTTCTAAAAGAGACAAATCCTAAAACTTCCTTTTGAAACCAAGGTGAATCCCCAGGGGCCAACAGCCAAGAGAACAAAACCTAGAAGAGGAACTGTAggaatattgtttttcttttattatcacTATTggc encodes the following:
- the Cnr2 gene encoding cannabinoid receptor 2, whose translation is MAGCLEMEATNGSEGGLEFNPMKDYMILSDAQRVAVAVLCTLVGLLSALENAAVLYLILASQRLRRKPSYLFIGSLAAADFLASVIFACNFVIFHVFHGVDSKAVFLLKIGSVTMTFTASVGSLLLTAIDRYLCLCYPPTYKALVTRGRALVALCVMWALSALISYLPLMGWTCCPSPCSELFPLIPNDYLLGWLLFIAILFSGIIYTYGYVLWKAHQHVASLAEHQDRQVPGVARMRLDVRLAKTLGLVLAVLLICWFPALALMGHSLVATLSDQVKEAFAFCSMLCLVNSMVNPIIYALRSGEIRSAAQHCLASWKKYLQGLGPEGKVEAPRSSVTETEADVKTTAEPGAGTPGCSNC